Proteins encoded by one window of Bradyrhizobium sp. B097:
- the flaF gene encoding flagellar biosynthesis regulator FlaF, whose amino-acid sequence MSNAAQAYARTSTTTASPREIEAQALLKAARQLQEVQANWNGPDKALDHALLFNRRLWSIFLSAAEGADNPQPLEVRQNIANISVFVMKQTIDIQMNPDPAKLKSLIDINCNIAAGLSGRG is encoded by the coding sequence ATGTCGAATGCAGCCCAGGCCTACGCCCGTACGTCAACGACGACGGCCTCCCCACGTGAAATCGAAGCGCAGGCGCTGTTGAAGGCCGCGCGGCAGCTGCAGGAAGTCCAGGCGAACTGGAATGGGCCCGACAAGGCGCTCGATCACGCGTTGCTGTTCAATCGCCGCCTGTGGTCGATCTTCCTCAGCGCGGCAGAGGGCGCCGACAATCCGCAGCCGCTCGAGGTGCGTCAGAACATCGCGAACATCAGCGTGTTCGTGATGAAGCAGACCATCGACATCCAGATGAATCCGGATCCCGCGAAGCTGAAGTCGCTGATCGACATCAACTGCAACATCGCCGCCGGCCTTTCGGGCCGCGGCTGA
- a CDS encoding helix-turn-helix domain-containing protein yields MENNTSELCDGGECESCPTDPNLLIEFKRAIHALGGKWKLEILFTLMNGGVRFGALRRALVPITQHMLTAQLRELERDGLVSRKVLAEKPLQVEYELTDSAWGLTPAFRELLAWSKTYGPRRHAEVSETTVGAAIS; encoded by the coding sequence ATGGAAAACAATACCAGCGAACTGTGTGACGGCGGTGAATGCGAGAGCTGCCCGACCGACCCCAATCTGCTGATCGAGTTCAAGCGCGCGATCCACGCGCTCGGCGGCAAATGGAAGCTCGAGATCCTGTTCACGCTGATGAACGGCGGCGTGCGGTTCGGCGCGCTGCGCCGCGCGCTGGTGCCGATCACCCAGCATATGCTGACCGCGCAACTGCGCGAGCTCGAGCGCGACGGGCTGGTGTCGCGCAAGGTGCTCGCCGAAAAGCCGTTGCAGGTCGAATACGAGCTGACGGATTCCGCCTGGGGCCTCACGCCGGCCTTCCGCGAATTGCTGGCGTGGTCGAAGACCTACGGCCCGCGCCGCCACGCGGAGGTTAGCGAGACGACAGTCGGGGCGGCGATCAGCTGA
- a CDS encoding NAD(P)-dependent oxidoreductase: MKIAIAGASGQAGSRLTAELARRGHAVTAIARNPEKIAALPGVTAVKGDVNDQAALAALWAGHDAAISSVHFTVSDPAKLIGAAKASGVGRYLVVGGAGSLEVAPGVRLVTTPNFPAPYKAEASKGAEFLDLLRQEKDLNWTFLSPSALFVAGERTGKFRLGTDQLLTAADGKSSISFEDFAVALADEIERPAHIRQRFTVGY, translated from the coding sequence ATGAAGATCGCCATCGCCGGCGCGTCCGGCCAGGCCGGCTCGCGCCTCACCGCGGAACTCGCTCGCCGCGGCCATGCCGTCACCGCCATCGCCCGCAACCCGGAGAAGATCGCAGCCCTGCCTGGTGTCACCGCCGTGAAGGGGGATGTGAACGACCAGGCCGCCCTGGCCGCACTGTGGGCCGGCCACGATGCCGCGATCAGTTCCGTCCATTTCACCGTCAGCGACCCGGCCAAGCTGATCGGGGCGGCCAAGGCGTCCGGGGTCGGCCGCTATCTCGTGGTCGGCGGCGCCGGCAGCCTCGAAGTGGCCCCGGGCGTCCGCCTGGTGACCACGCCGAACTTCCCGGCCCCGTACAAGGCCGAGGCCTCGAAGGGAGCCGAATTCCTCGACCTGCTGCGCCAGGAAAAGGACCTGAACTGGACCTTTTTGTCGCCCTCGGCGCTGTTCGTGGCGGGCGAGCGGACCGGCAAGTTCCGGCTCGGGACCGACCAGCTTTTGACCGCTGCGGACGGGAAGAGCTCGATCTCGTTCGAGGACTTCGCAGTTGCACTCGCCGACGAAATCGAGCGCCCGGCCCATATCCGCCAGCGCTTCACAGTCGGCTACTGA
- the dksA gene encoding RNA polymerase-binding protein DksA encodes MNERQRDYFRAKLLAWKDEILRESKVTLQTLQEENVNHPDLADRASSETDRAIELRARDRQRKLISKIDAALQRIEDNTYGYCEETGDPISLKRLEARPIATLSVEAQERHEKREKVYRDE; translated from the coding sequence ATGAATGAGCGGCAGCGCGACTATTTCCGCGCCAAGCTGCTGGCCTGGAAGGATGAGATCCTCCGCGAATCGAAGGTCACGCTGCAGACGTTGCAGGAAGAGAACGTCAATCACCCCGACCTCGCGGACCGAGCTTCCTCGGAAACCGACCGCGCGATCGAACTTCGTGCCCGCGATCGTCAGCGCAAGCTGATCTCCAAGATCGACGCGGCGCTCCAGCGCATCGAAGACAACACCTACGGCTATTGCGAAGAGACCGGTGACCCGATCTCGCTGAAGCGGCTCGAAGCCCGCCCGATCGCGACGCTGTCGGTGGAGGCGCAGGAACGCCACGAGAAGCGCGAGAAGGTCTATCGCGACGAATAG
- a CDS encoding flagellar assembly protein FliX has translation MRIYGPNGTTLGTSTSSTRRTSSSGFSLPDATSAQEEVRSTAAPKAATSLDALLALQGVEDPTERRKRSVARGKGALDVLDALKLGLLSGNFDSSTVNRLRDAAASLKESSGDPGLDAVLGEIELRVEVELAKAGQY, from the coding sequence ATGCGCATCTACGGACCGAACGGCACCACGCTTGGCACGTCGACCAGCTCGACACGGCGCACCTCGTCGAGCGGCTTCTCGCTGCCGGATGCGACGAGCGCGCAGGAGGAGGTCCGCTCCACGGCCGCGCCGAAGGCCGCCACGAGCCTCGATGCGCTGCTCGCGCTGCAGGGCGTCGAAGACCCGACCGAACGCCGCAAGCGCTCGGTAGCGCGCGGCAAGGGCGCACTCGACGTGCTCGACGCGCTCAAGCTCGGACTGCTGTCCGGCAATTTCGATTCCTCCACCGTGAACCGGCTGCGCGATGCCGCGGCGAGCCTGAAGGAATCTTCCGGTGACCCAGGCCTCGACGCCGTGCTGGGCGAGATCGAGCTGCGCGTCGAAGTCGAGCTCGCCAAGGCCGGGCAGTACTAG
- a CDS encoding ClpXP protease specificity-enhancing factor SspB produces MLLLVAPLPARAGVEPCNSAQKRIEMTALLRHAAEDRPVNITFATRADGVKLPAAVIEQYPEEITIILQHEFDRLAVRDDGFEVGVWFNRKYARLTVPFDAIRSLWDGKVLMCTNDQL; encoded by the coding sequence GTGCTGCTGCTCGTGGCCCCTTTGCCGGCGCGCGCCGGCGTCGAACCTTGCAATTCGGCGCAGAAGCGGATCGAAATGACCGCGTTGCTGCGCCATGCCGCGGAGGACCGGCCGGTCAACATCACCTTCGCAACCCGGGCCGACGGCGTGAAGCTGCCCGCCGCCGTGATCGAGCAATATCCCGAGGAGATCACGATCATCCTGCAGCACGAATTCGATCGTCTCGCGGTGCGGGATGACGGCTTCGAGGTCGGCGTCTGGTTCAATCGCAAATATGCGAGGCTGACCGTGCCGTTCGACGCGATCAGGAGCCTGTGGGACGGCAAGGTTCTGATGTGCACGAACGATCAACTGTAG
- a CDS encoding fumarylacetoacetate hydrolase family protein yields MDRVLAAAKAIASARRSRAPLKALAKDIVPLDEAEGYRVQYALHDLLQPQVGSLVGYKIGCTSAVMQEYINIPHPCGGGVFEKVVHDSGVQLPAADFVHVGVECEIAVRLSRSLAPGEGPFTAEWVAEAIEAYHPAIEIVDDRYVKWETLGAPTLIADDFFAAGCVLGEAVPRITVPDLRKVTGRALVNGKEEGRGTGADVLGHPHNALAWLANHLAAEGRGLHAGQIVLTGSLVKTIWLKAGDTVVMELDGLGKVEATFT; encoded by the coding sequence ATGGATCGGGTCCTCGCGGCCGCAAAGGCGATTGCCAGCGCGCGCCGCAGCCGCGCGCCGCTCAAGGCGCTCGCCAAAGACATCGTGCCGCTCGACGAGGCCGAAGGCTATCGCGTGCAGTACGCGCTGCACGATCTGCTGCAGCCACAGGTCGGCAGCCTGGTCGGCTACAAGATCGGCTGCACCAGCGCCGTGATGCAGGAGTACATCAACATCCCGCACCCTTGCGGCGGTGGCGTGTTCGAGAAGGTCGTGCATGACAGCGGCGTGCAGCTGCCGGCGGCCGACTTCGTCCATGTCGGCGTCGAATGCGAGATCGCGGTGAGGCTATCGCGCAGTCTCGCGCCCGGCGAAGGGCCGTTCACCGCCGAATGGGTCGCGGAGGCGATCGAGGCCTACCATCCGGCGATCGAGATCGTCGACGACCGCTACGTCAAATGGGAGACGCTCGGCGCGCCGACGCTGATCGCCGACGACTTCTTCGCCGCCGGCTGCGTGCTCGGCGAGGCCGTGCCACGCATCACCGTGCCCGATCTGCGCAAGGTCACCGGACGCGCGCTCGTCAACGGCAAGGAGGAGGGGCGCGGCACCGGCGCCGACGTGCTCGGCCATCCGCACAACGCGCTCGCCTGGCTCGCCAATCATCTCGCCGCCGAAGGCCGTGGCCTGCATGCCGGCCAGATCGTGCTGACCGGCAGCCTGGTCAAGACGATCTGGCTGAAGGCCGGCGACACGGTCGTGATGGAGCTCGATGGGCTCGGCAAGGTGGAAGCGACGTTCACGTGA
- a CDS encoding DUF1801 domain-containing protein, protein MTASERIDQMIEDLTDWRGKTLASLRKSILAADSEIIEEWKWMGSPVWSRDGIIAVGNAHKGKVKLTFMYGAQLPDPDKLFNTGFEGNVRRALDLFEGDKINDRALKALIRAAIELNQAKSSKTAKKPAKKAAAGARATVKKA, encoded by the coding sequence ATGACGGCATCGGAACGTATCGACCAGATGATCGAGGATCTCACCGACTGGCGCGGCAAGACGCTCGCCAGCCTGCGCAAGAGCATCCTCGCCGCCGACTCGGAAATCATCGAGGAATGGAAGTGGATGGGCAGCCCGGTGTGGTCGCGCGACGGCATCATCGCGGTTGGCAACGCCCACAAGGGCAAGGTGAAGCTGACCTTCATGTATGGCGCGCAACTTCCGGACCCCGACAAGCTGTTCAACACCGGCTTCGAAGGCAATGTACGGCGCGCGCTCGATCTGTTCGAGGGCGACAAGATCAACGACCGCGCGCTGAAGGCCCTGATCCGTGCCGCGATCGAACTCAACCAGGCCAAATCCAGCAAAACTGCGAAGAAGCCGGCGAAGAAGGCGGCCGCGGGCGCTCGCGCAACCGTGAAGAAGGCATGA
- a CDS encoding phytanoyl-CoA dioxygenase, which translates to MTDRDDTRALSDAQIEQFIEQGFVRIDNAFPRELADAGRAIMWRDLPCSEHDPSTWTRPVVRLPGYGEEPFRQAINSPLLYRAFDQIAGPGRWSPRHNIGTFPVRFPHPDDPGDAGWHVDVSFPGDDCDPHERSDFSAWRVNVNSRGRALLMLFLFSDVGDDDAPTRIRVGSHVPMARYLAPAGEAGRGRMNLAQMGADCELALATGEAGTVYLCHPFLVHAAQKHRGTRPRFMAQPSLSPAEPYRLDRDDGAYSPVEIAIRRALGMG; encoded by the coding sequence ATGACCGATCGAGACGACACGCGTGCGCTCAGCGACGCGCAAATCGAGCAATTCATCGAACAGGGCTTTGTCCGGATCGACAACGCCTTTCCCCGCGAACTCGCCGATGCGGGACGTGCCATCATGTGGCGCGACCTGCCGTGCAGCGAGCATGATCCTTCGACCTGGACGCGCCCCGTGGTGCGGCTGCCCGGCTATGGCGAGGAGCCGTTCCGGCAGGCGATCAACTCGCCGCTGCTGTATCGGGCGTTCGACCAGATCGCCGGCCCCGGCCGCTGGTCTCCGCGCCACAACATCGGGACCTTCCCGGTGCGGTTCCCGCATCCGGACGATCCCGGTGACGCCGGCTGGCATGTCGATGTCAGCTTTCCCGGCGACGATTGCGACCCGCACGAACGGAGCGACTTCTCGGCATGGCGGGTGAACGTCAACTCGCGCGGCCGTGCGCTGCTGATGTTGTTCCTGTTCTCCGATGTCGGCGACGACGACGCGCCGACCCGGATCAGGGTCGGCTCGCATGTCCCGATGGCGCGTTACCTCGCGCCGGCCGGCGAGGCCGGACGCGGGCGCATGAACCTCGCGCAAATGGGCGCCGATTGCGAGCTCGCACTGGCAACCGGCGAGGCGGGCACGGTCTATCTGTGCCATCCATTCCTGGTGCATGCCGCGCAGAAGCACCGGGGAACGAGGCCGCGCTTCATGGCGCAGCCCTCGCTCAGTCCCGCCGAGCCGTACCGGCTCGATCGTGACGACGGCGCCTACTCGCCGGTCGAAATCGCGATCCGGCGCGCGCTTGGCATGGGTTGA
- a CDS encoding helix-turn-helix domain-containing protein, with protein sequence MKAASLKPDAYAANCPTRQILDRVGDKWAVLILLLLRSEPMRFNQLRRAIEGISQKMLSQVLKSLERDGLLRRRAIATVPVTVEYSITPLGSTLAEAVDPLRDWAEQNLKEVLAAQRRYDTQRKALAA encoded by the coding sequence ATGAAAGCCGCCAGCCTGAAGCCGGACGCCTATGCCGCCAATTGCCCGACGCGCCAGATCCTCGACCGGGTCGGCGACAAATGGGCGGTGCTGATCCTGCTGCTGCTGCGAAGCGAGCCGATGCGCTTCAACCAGCTTCGCCGCGCCATCGAAGGCATCTCGCAAAAGATGCTGTCGCAGGTGCTCAAAAGCCTGGAGCGCGACGGGCTGCTGCGCCGCCGTGCGATCGCAACCGTTCCGGTCACCGTGGAGTATTCGATCACGCCGCTCGGTTCGACGCTCGCCGAGGCGGTCGATCCGCTGCGCGATTGGGCCGAGCAGAATCTGAAGGAAGTGCTGGCCGCACAGCGCCGCTACGACACGCAGCGCAAAGCACTGGCGGCCTGA
- a CDS encoding dienelactone hydrolase family protein: MNYLRSRSDVRPDSIAILGQSYGGMAMMFTIANGALPKGMAPDKDFRAAIALYPNCPPVAEKDPHWRPRQPMLLLVGEADTATPAGPCREMVARAKDEGGPPIDTHFYPDAYHAFDHPNLPRMEMTSLKRPDGSSPIAMSNPEARADAINRVTQFLASMMK, from the coding sequence ATGAACTATCTGAGGTCGCGCTCCGACGTCCGGCCCGACAGCATCGCCATCCTGGGGCAGTCATACGGCGGGATGGCCATGATGTTCACGATCGCCAATGGTGCATTGCCGAAGGGTATGGCGCCGGACAAGGATTTCCGGGCTGCGATCGCACTCTATCCGAACTGTCCGCCGGTTGCGGAAAAGGACCCGCATTGGCGGCCGCGCCAACCGATGTTGTTGTTGGTGGGCGAGGCAGACACCGCTACGCCTGCAGGGCCGTGCAGGGAGATGGTGGCGCGAGCAAAGGACGAGGGCGGCCCTCCTATCGACACGCACTTCTACCCCGACGCCTATCACGCCTTCGACCATCCAAACCTTCCGCGGATGGAGATGACCAGCCTGAAGCGGCCGGACGGCAGTTCGCCGATCGCGATGTCGAACCCGGAAGCCCGCGCGGATGCGATCAATCGCGTCACGCAGTTTCTGGCGAGTATGATGAAATAG
- a CDS encoding metalloregulator ArsR/SmtB family transcription factor has translation MPDAHDVLFRTLADPTRRAIFERLCREGEQTVGALTARAKISQPAVSKHLGVLKQAGLVRDRHEGRQTHYSAQLGALAPLIDWTSQMAGFWQNRFDHLEDLLKRMDQ, from the coding sequence ATGCCGGACGCTCACGACGTGCTGTTTCGAACCCTCGCAGACCCGACCCGCCGGGCGATCTTCGAGCGCCTGTGCCGCGAGGGCGAGCAGACCGTCGGTGCGCTGACCGCGCGGGCAAAGATCTCGCAGCCGGCAGTGTCAAAGCATCTCGGCGTGCTGAAGCAGGCCGGGCTGGTGCGCGATCGCCATGAAGGAAGGCAGACGCATTACAGCGCGCAACTCGGCGCACTGGCGCCGTTGATCGACTGGACCAGCCAGATGGCGGGCTTCTGGCAGAACCGGTTCGACCACCTCGAAGATCTTCTCAAAAGGATGGACCAATGA
- a CDS encoding SRPBCC domain-containing protein, with protein MNKTTRETRSAIVEREFPHPPEKLWRALTQPHLMEEWLMKNDFKPEVGHSFNLRGEWGGVLDCKVLTVEPHKTLSYTWNFAHADAAYNLESVVVFTLTPTAKGTHLRVEQSGFQPHQKQAYGGAHAGWKQFLENLDQLLVREG; from the coding sequence ATGAACAAGACCACCCGTGAGACGCGCTCCGCCATCGTGGAGCGCGAATTTCCCCATCCGCCGGAAAAGCTCTGGCGCGCGCTGACGCAACCGCATCTGATGGAGGAGTGGCTGATGAAGAACGACTTCAAGCCCGAGGTCGGGCACAGCTTCAATCTGCGCGGCGAGTGGGGCGGCGTGCTGGACTGCAAGGTGCTCACTGTGGAGCCGCACAAGACGCTGTCCTACACTTGGAATTTCGCGCATGCGGATGCCGCCTACAATCTCGAGAGCGTGGTGGTCTTCACGCTGACGCCGACGGCGAAGGGCACCCATCTGCGCGTCGAGCAGTCCGGCTTCCAGCCGCATCAGAAGCAGGCCTATGGTGGCGCCCATGCCGGGTGGAAGCAGTTCCTGGAGAATCTCGATCAGCTGCTGGTGCGCGAAGGCTGA
- a CDS encoding aldehyde reductase, with protein sequence MSTVLVTGGSGFIGVHTILQLLADGHTVRTTLRNPDRSKDVIAMLREGGALAADQVGFATADLTRDAGWREAVTGCDYVLHVASPLGAHVPEDENELIVPAREGTLRVLRAARDAGVKRVVVTSSFAAIGYGHPPQAKPFDETTWSNLDGPDVQAYPKSKTLAERAAWDFVAREGNGLELAVVNPTAVFGPALGPDFSESIGIIKALLDGAMPAVPRIHFGLVDVRDVADLHLRAMTSPKAGGERFLAVAGETISILQVARLLRRKLGSKARRVPRFQAPDWMIRLAARRNPLARATLPLLGKVRRSTSAKAQNLLGWRPRGNEEMIVATAESLIRLGLVKA encoded by the coding sequence ATGAGCACGGTTTTGGTCACGGGCGGATCCGGTTTCATCGGCGTGCATACAATTCTGCAGCTGCTTGCCGACGGGCATACGGTGCGAACCACGCTACGCAATCCGGATCGCAGCAAGGACGTGATCGCGATGCTGCGCGAAGGTGGCGCGCTTGCGGCCGACCAGGTCGGCTTTGCCACCGCCGACCTCACGCGCGATGCCGGCTGGCGCGAGGCGGTCACGGGGTGCGATTACGTGCTGCATGTCGCATCGCCGCTCGGCGCGCATGTGCCGGAGGACGAGAACGAGCTGATCGTTCCGGCGCGCGAAGGCACGCTGCGGGTGTTGCGCGCGGCGCGCGACGCCGGGGTCAAGCGCGTCGTCGTGACGTCGTCGTTTGCGGCGATCGGCTATGGCCACCCGCCGCAAGCCAAGCCGTTCGATGAGACCACCTGGTCCAACCTCGATGGCCCCGACGTGCAGGCCTATCCGAAATCCAAGACGCTGGCCGAGCGCGCCGCCTGGGATTTCGTCGCGCGCGAAGGCAACGGCCTCGAGCTCGCCGTGGTCAATCCGACCGCGGTGTTCGGCCCCGCGCTCGGGCCTGATTTCTCCGAGTCGATCGGCATCATCAAGGCGCTGCTCGACGGCGCGATGCCGGCGGTGCCTCGGATCCATTTCGGCCTCGTCGACGTGCGCGATGTCGCCGACCTGCATCTGCGCGCCATGACCTCGCCCAAGGCCGGGGGCGAGCGGTTCCTCGCGGTCGCCGGCGAGACCATATCGATCCTGCAGGTGGCCCGGCTGCTGCGCAGGAAACTCGGAAGCAAGGCGCGGCGGGTGCCCCGGTTCCAGGCGCCGGACTGGATGATCCGGCTCGCCGCGCGGCGCAACCCTTTGGCCCGCGCCACCCTGCCGCTGCTCGGCAAGGTGCGCCGCTCGACCAGCGCCAAGGCGCAGAACCTGCTCGGCTGGCGTCCGCGCGGCAATGAGGAGATGATTGTCGCGACCGCCGAGAGCCTGATCAGGCTCGGCCTGGTCAAGGCCTGA
- a CDS encoding flagellar basal body P-ring protein FlgI, whose product MPGIRIVSIFGLACAALLALAASVMPAAATSRIKDLANIEGVRQNQLIGYGLVVGLNGTGDTLNNIPFTKQSLQAMLERMGVNIRGATIRTGNVAAVMVTGNLPAFGTQGTRMDVTVSALGDAKNLQGGTLLVTPLLGADGNVYAVAQGSVAVAGFAAEGAAASVVRGVPTVGRIANGAIIEREIEFALNRLPNVRLALRNADFTTAKRIAAAVNDYLGVKTAEPIDPSTVQLSIPPEFKGNVVAFLTEIEQLQVDPDLVAKIVIDERSGVIVMGRDVRVATVAVAQGNLTVSISESPQVSQPNPLSRGRTVVTPRTNVGVSEDGKKFAVVKDGVSLQQLVDGLNGLGIGPRDLISILQAIKAAGAIEADIEVM is encoded by the coding sequence ATGCCCGGCATCCGCATCGTAAGCATATTCGGGTTGGCCTGCGCCGCGCTGCTGGCGCTGGCGGCTTCGGTCATGCCGGCGGCCGCGACGTCGCGGATCAAGGATCTCGCCAACATCGAGGGCGTGCGCCAGAACCAGTTGATCGGCTACGGCCTCGTGGTCGGCCTCAACGGCACCGGCGACACGCTGAACAACATCCCCTTCACCAAGCAGTCGCTGCAGGCGATGCTCGAGCGCATGGGCGTCAACATCCGCGGCGCCACCATCCGCACCGGCAACGTCGCCGCCGTGATGGTCACCGGCAATCTGCCGGCATTCGGCACCCAGGGCACCCGGATGGACGTCACCGTCTCGGCGCTCGGCGATGCCAAGAACCTGCAAGGCGGCACCCTGCTCGTCACCCCCCTGCTCGGCGCCGACGGCAATGTCTACGCGGTGGCGCAGGGATCCGTAGCGGTCGCCGGCTTCGCGGCCGAAGGTGCCGCCGCCAGCGTCGTGCGCGGCGTGCCGACCGTCGGCCGGATTGCCAACGGCGCCATCATCGAGCGCGAAATCGAGTTCGCGCTCAACCGCCTGCCCAATGTGCGCCTGGCGCTGCGCAACGCCGACTTCACCACCGCCAAGCGCATCGCCGCCGCGGTCAACGACTATCTCGGCGTCAAGACCGCCGAGCCGATCGATCCTTCCACGGTGCAGCTCTCGATCCCGCCGGAGTTCAAGGGCAACGTCGTCGCCTTCCTGACCGAGATCGAGCAGTTGCAAGTCGATCCCGATCTGGTGGCAAAGATCGTGATCGACGAACGCTCCGGCGTCATCGTGATGGGCCGCGACGTCCGCGTCGCGACCGTCGCGGTGGCGCAGGGCAATCTCACCGTCTCGATCTCCGAGAGCCCGCAGGTCAGCCAGCCCAATCCGCTGTCGCGCGGCCGCACGGTCGTGACACCACGCACCAACGTCGGCGTCAGCGAGGACGGCAAGAAGTTCGCAGTGGTCAAGGACGGCGTCTCGCTGCAGCAGCTCGTCGACGGCCTCAACGGCCTCGGCATCGGACCGCGCGATCTCATCAGCATCCTGCAGGCGATCAAGGCCGCCGGCGCGATCGAAGCCGATATCGAGGTGATGTGA
- a CDS encoding GNAT family N-acetyltransferase has product MTTTRLATSSDAEAISALLTANAGDRGGMLLGQWPREVIETRIARGQSIVIATGDEGRLLGALLTSEQGFGEAPPVQAMLKAWPGGPGAYVYGPVCVAPDARGLGVLDALYARLQAIFPGREAILFIREDNPRSLKAHLRLGMRAVARYNFGGKVFVVLSDRSEEQA; this is encoded by the coding sequence ATGACCACGACCAGGCTCGCCACATCGTCGGATGCGGAAGCGATCTCAGCGCTGCTGACGGCCAACGCCGGCGACCGCGGCGGCATGCTGCTCGGGCAATGGCCGCGCGAGGTGATCGAGACGCGTATTGCACGCGGGCAATCGATCGTCATCGCGACCGGCGATGAGGGCAGGCTGCTCGGCGCGCTCCTGACGTCGGAGCAAGGATTCGGTGAGGCCCCGCCGGTGCAGGCCATGCTGAAGGCCTGGCCGGGCGGCCCCGGTGCGTATGTGTATGGCCCCGTGTGCGTCGCCCCGGACGCGCGCGGCCTCGGCGTCCTCGACGCGCTCTACGCCAGGCTTCAGGCAATTTTTCCCGGCCGCGAAGCGATCCTGTTCATCAGGGAAGACAATCCGCGCTCGCTCAAGGCGCATCTGCGGCTCGGCATGCGCGCGGTCGCGCGCTACAACTTCGGCGGCAAGGTTTTCGTGGTCCTGAGCGACAGGTCTGAGGAGCAAGCGTAG
- the flgJ gene encoding flagellar assembly peptidoglycan hydrolase FlgJ — protein sequence MPNKALMPMFNGRPDPVLQDAMKKVSPQQLTKAKATATDFESMFLNTMFSQMTTGLKGEGPYGDTVGTGAWRSMLTDEYSKNFAKAGGVGISNEVFRSLILQQANKS from the coding sequence ATGCCGAACAAGGCGCTGATGCCGATGTTCAATGGTCGCCCCGATCCCGTGCTGCAGGACGCGATGAAGAAGGTCTCGCCGCAGCAACTCACCAAGGCGAAGGCGACCGCGACCGACTTCGAATCGATGTTCCTCAACACGATGTTCTCGCAGATGACGACCGGCCTGAAGGGTGAAGGCCCCTACGGCGACACGGTCGGCACCGGCGCGTGGCGCTCGATGCTGACCGACGAATACTCGAAGAATTTCGCCAAGGCCGGCGGCGTCGGCATTTCCAACGAAGTGTTCCGCTCGCTGATCCTGCAGCAGGCCAACAAGAGCTAA
- a CDS encoding carbonic anhydrase: protein MCQLCEITPPSRTSRRVFLAGAACAAASLAFAPAVTAKETKRPPKPQNVLPPDAALDRLVKGNLRYVEGVSRRHDFKHEREALSGGQNPFAGILSCADSRIAPEYAFDTGRGDLFVCRVAGNFASDEMIASLEYAQSVLGVPLFMVLGHDSCGAVDAAIKSLKDNTTLPGHLPSLVTAIAPAVKATEGKPGDRLANAIRQNVIDNVAKLKSATPILSAAVDQGKLRIVGAVYRLTDGKVELVTDVKRPAT, encoded by the coding sequence ATGTGCCAGCTCTGCGAAATCACGCCTCCCAGCCGAACCTCCCGACGCGTCTTCCTCGCTGGCGCGGCGTGCGCCGCGGCCAGCCTCGCTTTTGCGCCGGCTGTGACAGCCAAAGAGACAAAGCGGCCGCCGAAGCCGCAGAACGTGCTGCCGCCGGACGCCGCGCTCGACCGGCTGGTGAAGGGCAACCTCCGTTATGTCGAGGGCGTTTCGCGGCGGCATGATTTCAAGCACGAGCGCGAGGCGCTGTCCGGCGGACAGAACCCGTTCGCCGGCATCCTGAGTTGCGCGGACTCCCGCATCGCACCGGAATACGCCTTCGACACCGGCCGCGGCGATCTGTTCGTCTGCCGCGTCGCCGGCAATTTCGCCAGCGACGAGATGATCGCAAGCCTCGAGTATGCGCAGTCCGTGCTCGGCGTGCCGCTGTTCATGGTGCTCGGTCATGACAGCTGCGGGGCGGTCGACGCCGCGATCAAGTCGCTGAAGGACAACACCACCCTGCCCGGCCATCTGCCCTCGCTGGTCACCGCGATCGCGCCTGCGGTGAAGGCGACCGAGGGCAAGCCGGGCGACCGGCTCGCGAACGCCATCAGGCAAAACGTCATCGACAACGTCGCGAAGCTCAAGTCGGCGACGCCGATCCTTAGCGCCGCGGTCGATCAGGGCAAGCTCCGGATCGTCGGCGCGGTCTACCGGCTGACCGACGGCAAGGTCGAGCTGGTCACGGACGTCAAGCGACCGGCGACTTGA